A window from Thermoanaerobaculales bacterium encodes these proteins:
- a CDS encoding tetratricopeptide repeat protein, with amino-acid sequence MHKNPWFTLVLGAMVGLVLGYVLAERQQVRPAGAAAVPQPAAAAQQGLPEGHPPVDAAAPGGGGAQRLAAQAAELEGMLARSPGDPRLMIALGNLYFDAGRWTDARLWYERAMEIEGGDPNVITDLAVVYRNLKQPERSLALLDQAIAISPEHWQAVYNKVVVLHFDLHRHDEAAAALARLKEIKATNPEVPDLSSIEAEVAGS; translated from the coding sequence GTGCACAAGAACCCGTGGTTCACGCTGGTCCTGGGAGCGATGGTCGGTCTCGTCCTGGGCTACGTCCTTGCGGAGCGACAGCAGGTGCGGCCGGCCGGCGCCGCAGCCGTGCCGCAGCCGGCGGCCGCCGCCCAGCAGGGTCTCCCCGAGGGGCATCCCCCGGTCGACGCCGCGGCTCCCGGCGGCGGCGGTGCGCAGCGGCTCGCCGCGCAGGCGGCGGAGCTCGAGGGAATGCTCGCGAGGTCCCCTGGCGACCCGCGCCTGATGATCGCCCTCGGCAACCTCTACTTCGACGCCGGCCGGTGGACCGACGCCCGGCTGTGGTACGAGCGGGCGATGGAGATCGAGGGCGGCGACCCCAACGTGATCACCGACCTCGCCGTCGTCTACCGCAACCTCAAGCAGCCGGAGCGCAGCCTCGCGCTGCTCGACCAGGCGATCGCGATCTCGCCGGAGCACTGGCAGGCGGTCTACAACAAGGTGGTCGTGCTCCACTTCGACCTGCACCGCCATGATGAGGCGGCGGCAGCCCTGGCGCGCCTCAAGGAGATCAAGGCCACGAACCCCGAGGTGCCGGACCTGTCGTCGATCGAGGCCGAGGTTGCGGGCTCCTGA
- a CDS encoding MFS transporter, with protein MRQHRAKVGIIFLIVFIDLVGFGIVIPFLPLYAEKFGPSPVMFGLLMASYSAMQFVFAPILGRLSDRHGRRPVLLLSLAGSVAGYLMFAFAGSLAMLFASRIIDGISGGNIATAQAVIADITDERDRTKGMGIIGAAFGLGFICGPALAAVLVSVAHWLPGVAAATTSLTALVLVATSLPETRRMATGADVQPQRGRLAGFTRMVGYPLVGACLGTVFLVIFAFSNFETTFAQLLRLRFAMSMSSVGWMFVYAGVLGALVQGGLVGRLAPRFGEKRLIAVGGMVAAAASAGLPFAGSSERLLLVLAVLAVGHGLLAPSLSALTSRLVPSHEVGGVMGASQSVSSLARIFGPFWAEWVYGASGPAAPYLSAAAAYAVSVIVIVAARRAAADAPRV; from the coding sequence ATGCGTCAGCACCGGGCCAAGGTCGGCATCATCTTCCTGATCGTGTTCATCGATCTGGTCGGCTTCGGCATTGTCATCCCCTTCCTGCCGCTCTATGCCGAGAAGTTTGGGCCGTCGCCAGTGATGTTCGGTCTGCTCATGGCGTCGTACTCGGCGATGCAGTTCGTGTTCGCCCCCATCCTCGGTCGGCTGTCGGACCGCCACGGCCGGCGGCCGGTGCTGCTGCTGTCGCTGGCGGGCTCGGTGGCGGGATACCTGATGTTCGCCTTCGCCGGCTCGCTCGCGATGCTGTTCGCATCCCGCATCATCGACGGGATCTCCGGCGGCAACATCGCGACTGCCCAGGCGGTGATCGCCGACATCACCGACGAGCGCGACCGCACCAAGGGCATGGGCATCATCGGCGCCGCGTTCGGGCTCGGCTTCATCTGCGGCCCGGCGCTCGCCGCCGTGCTGGTCAGCGTCGCGCACTGGCTGCCCGGGGTCGCAGCGGCGACGACCTCGCTGACCGCCCTCGTGCTGGTGGCGACCTCGCTGCCGGAAACCCGCCGGATGGCGACAGGCGCCGACGTGCAGCCGCAGCGCGGCCGCCTGGCCGGCTTCACCCGCATGGTCGGCTATCCCCTGGTCGGCGCGTGCCTGGGAACGGTGTTTCTCGTCATCTTCGCCTTCTCCAACTTCGAGACCACGTTCGCCCAGCTGCTGCGGCTCCGTTTCGCGATGAGCATGTCCTCGGTCGGCTGGATGTTCGTGTACGCCGGCGTGCTCGGCGCGCTGGTCCAGGGCGGGCTGGTGGGCCGGCTGGCCCCGAGGTTCGGCGAGAAGCGGCTGATCGCGGTGGGTGGGATGGTCGCGGCCGCGGCGTCCGCCGGGCTGCCGTTCGCAGGCTCCAGCGAGCGACTGCTGCTGGTGCTCGCAGTGCTCGCGGTCGGCCACGGACTGCTGGCGCCGTCGCTGTCGGCCCTCACGTCGCGACTGGTTCCGAGCCACGAGGTCGGCGGGGTGATGGGGGCCTCCCAGAGCGTCTCCAGCCTCGCCCGCATCTTCGGCCCGTTCTGGGCGGAGTGGGTGTACGGGGCGAGCGGGCCGGCGGCGCCGTACCTGAGCGCGGCCGCGGCCTACGCCGTGAGCGTGATCGTGATTGTCGCCGCACGCCGCGCCGCCGCGGACGCGCCCCGAGTGTAG
- a CDS encoding hydrogenase maturation protease, with the protein MAPRVVVVGLGNPLLADDAAGLAVADELERLLAAQPVPGVTVVRSYRGGLELLDLLAGFEHAVLIDAVVRDDAVPGRLHELDVEQLAGSARLVGGHDADVGTALALGRRAGLAMPATVRVLGIEAEDVMSFREQLSPAVAAAVLELARSLHAELAANSGGVGPPE; encoded by the coding sequence GTGGCGCCGCGCGTCGTCGTCGTCGGGCTGGGCAACCCCCTGCTCGCCGACGACGCGGCCGGGCTGGCGGTGGCCGACGAGCTGGAGCGGCTCCTGGCGGCGCAGCCGGTGCCGGGGGTGACGGTGGTGCGCTCCTACCGCGGCGGCCTCGAGCTGCTCGACCTGCTCGCCGGCTTCGAGCACGCGGTGCTGATCGACGCGGTCGTTCGCGACGACGCAGTCCCCGGCCGCCTCCACGAGCTCGATGTCGAGCAGCTCGCAGGCAGTGCGCGGCTGGTCGGCGGCCACGACGCGGATGTCGGCACCGCGCTGGCGCTCGGCCGGCGCGCCGGCCTGGCGATGCCGGCTACCGTTCGGGTGCTCGGCATCGAGGCCGAGGACGTGATGTCGTTCCGCGAGCAGCTGTCGCCGGCGGTGGCGGCGGCGGTGCTCGAGCTCGCGCGCAGCCTGCACGCAGAGCTGGCCGCCAACAGCGGCGGCGTGGGTCCGCCGGAATAG
- a CDS encoding 4Fe-4S dicluster domain-containing protein produces the protein MSYRLNPGLSAELAEFGGTTVNKCFNCGNCTAVCALSEGDTVFPRKIIRYLQLGLDERIEESPEPWMCYYCGTCSETCPREAHPGELMMSLRRWLMTRYDVTGLARRLYLSTWWEIGMLAVVALIVLALFVVPGMLGSQFGFPAQGDELTSVRLDLFAPKDVVHTADMILAFGLLVMLGVAAVRMTRFVMRGEHGPRAPLSVWLQQLPQILVHGATQKRWLDCDRDTRGIWLRHFLLVTGYATMFLLVVAFLPWFQRDGADFHWTALFGYYGTVALMALTLIAIRGRLKKEHPWHAFSHVTDWLFLILLFLTALSGILLHVFRLLDLPLPTYVAYVAHLMIAVPMLVVEVPFGKWQHLVLRPVAAYLVAVREAGERARVAVAAPRAVAA, from the coding sequence ATGAGCTACCGACTCAACCCCGGCCTTTCTGCCGAGCTCGCCGAGTTCGGCGGCACCACGGTGAACAAGTGCTTCAACTGCGGCAACTGCACCGCGGTGTGCGCCCTGTCGGAGGGTGACACCGTGTTTCCCCGCAAGATCATCCGCTACCTCCAGCTCGGGCTCGACGAGCGGATCGAGGAGAGCCCCGAGCCGTGGATGTGCTACTACTGCGGGACCTGCTCCGAGACCTGCCCGCGCGAGGCGCACCCCGGCGAGCTGATGATGTCGCTGCGCCGCTGGCTGATGACCCGCTACGACGTGACCGGCCTGGCCCGTCGGCTCTACCTGTCGACCTGGTGGGAGATCGGGATGCTGGCGGTGGTCGCGCTGATCGTGCTCGCGCTGTTCGTGGTGCCGGGGATGCTCGGGTCCCAGTTCGGCTTTCCGGCGCAGGGTGATGAGCTCACGAGCGTCCGGCTCGACCTGTTCGCGCCCAAGGACGTGGTCCACACCGCCGACATGATTCTCGCCTTCGGCCTGCTCGTGATGCTCGGCGTGGCCGCCGTCCGCATGACGCGCTTCGTGATGCGCGGCGAGCACGGGCCGCGGGCGCCGCTCAGCGTGTGGCTGCAGCAGCTGCCCCAGATCCTGGTCCACGGCGCGACCCAGAAGCGCTGGCTCGACTGCGACCGTGACACCCGCGGCATATGGCTGCGCCACTTCCTGCTGGTCACCGGCTACGCGACCATGTTCCTGCTGGTGGTCGCGTTCCTGCCGTGGTTCCAGCGCGACGGCGCGGACTTCCACTGGACCGCCCTGTTCGGCTACTACGGCACCGTCGCCCTGATGGCGCTGACCCTGATCGCGATCCGCGGCCGGCTCAAGAAGGAGCACCCGTGGCACGCCTTCTCGCACGTCACCGACTGGCTGTTCCTGATCCTGCTGTTCCTGACCGCCCTCTCCGGCATCCTGCTCCACGTGTTCCGGCTCCTCGATCTGCCGCTGCCGACCTATGTCGCCTACGTCGCACACCTGATGATCGCGGTGCCGATGCTGGTCGTCGAGGTGCCGTTCGGCAAGTGGCAGCACCTGGTGCTGCGTCCGGTGGCGGCCTACCTGGTGGCGGTGCGCGAGGCAGGGGAGCGGGCGCGGGTCGCGGTGGCCGCGCCGCGGGCGGTCGCGGCCTGA
- a CDS encoding CoB--CoM heterodisulfide reductase iron-sulfur subunit A family protein produces the protein MPEIRKRYDALVIGGGITGMQAALDLGEQGYDVLLVEKYASIGGIMVGLNKVFPTLDCSSCICTPRMAESSHHSHIQVQTWAEVLKVDPEGDGFVATIEKKPRYVDEDMCIGCSKCELECPVDVPHEFDQGLGARRAIYIPHGNAIPQKAVLDAEHCIFCGKCEKVCPTECIVFDQVAEQVETRVGAVIIATGLDITPMARKPEYGGGRLLNVMNPLAMERVQSSNGPYGRVLRPSDGKIPRKIAYVQCAGSRDRSIGVPYCSRVCCMYSLKQALLLRHYIHGVEVTLYHMDIRAFGKGYEQFYQRTMKEGVRVIKGKVATIKEVDNNDLVVRVEMLDEGGRVEERRHDLVVLAQGLVPAWHAHGVVACDEASDGFMATPEGKINPSFTTLSGVFVAGVAAGPKDIPDAIVEAGEAAMAAAGRLQRTGWHKVPAVAAAAN, from the coding sequence ATGCCTGAAATTCGCAAGCGCTATGACGCCCTCGTGATCGGCGGCGGGATCACCGGCATGCAGGCCGCCCTCGACCTCGGCGAGCAGGGCTACGACGTGCTGCTGGTCGAGAAGTACGCATCGATCGGCGGCATCATGGTCGGCCTCAACAAGGTCTTCCCGACCCTCGACTGCTCGAGCTGCATCTGCACGCCGCGGATGGCCGAGTCCTCGCACCACTCCCACATCCAGGTCCAGACCTGGGCCGAGGTGCTGAAGGTGGACCCGGAGGGCGACGGGTTCGTCGCGACGATCGAGAAGAAGCCGCGCTACGTGGACGAGGACATGTGCATCGGCTGCTCCAAGTGCGAGCTCGAGTGCCCGGTCGACGTCCCCCACGAGTTCGACCAGGGGCTGGGCGCGCGGCGCGCCATCTACATCCCGCACGGCAACGCGATCCCGCAGAAGGCGGTGCTCGACGCCGAGCACTGCATCTTCTGCGGCAAGTGCGAGAAGGTGTGCCCGACCGAGTGCATCGTCTTCGATCAGGTGGCCGAGCAGGTCGAGACCAGGGTCGGCGCGGTGATCATCGCCACCGGGCTCGACATCACGCCGATGGCGAGGAAGCCGGAGTACGGCGGCGGCCGCCTCCTCAACGTCATGAACCCGCTCGCCATGGAGCGGGTGCAGTCGTCGAACGGCCCGTACGGCCGCGTGCTGCGGCCTTCCGACGGCAAGATCCCGCGCAAGATCGCGTACGTCCAGTGCGCGGGCAGCCGCGACCGCTCGATCGGCGTGCCCTACTGCTCGCGGGTGTGCTGCATGTACTCCCTCAAGCAGGCGTTGCTCCTGCGTCACTACATCCACGGCGTCGAGGTCACCCTCTACCACATGGACATCCGGGCGTTCGGCAAGGGCTACGAGCAGTTCTACCAGCGGACCATGAAAGAAGGCGTGCGGGTGATCAAGGGCAAGGTCGCGACGATCAAGGAGGTCGACAACAACGACCTGGTGGTGCGGGTCGAGATGCTGGACGAGGGCGGCCGCGTCGAGGAGCGCCGCCACGATCTGGTGGTGCTCGCGCAGGGGCTGGTGCCGGCATGGCACGCGCACGGCGTGGTGGCGTGCGACGAGGCCTCGGACGGGTTCATGGCCACCCCGGAAGGCAAGATCAACCCGTCATTCACGACCCTCTCTGGCGTGTTCGTGGCCGGCGTGGCCGCGGGCCCCAAGGACATTCCGGACGCGATCGTCGAGGCCGGCGAGGCGGCCATGGCGGCCGCCGGGCGCCTGCAGCGGACCGGCTGGCACAAGGTGCCGGCCGTGGCCGCCGCGGCGAACTGA
- a CDS encoding Ni/Fe hydrogenase subunit alpha: MSATTSPGTRRISIDPVTRLEGHGKIDIFLDADGEVADCFFQVPELRGFERFCEGRPVEELPRITPRICGVCPEAHLMASAKACDEVYGIELPPTARMLRELQYCLFYVTDHATHFYALGGPDFVMGPDSDPATRNLIGVIGKVGLEVAGKVIRCRQWGHEAAAIFGGRPVNPINAIPGGMSKPLSAEERVRLDEIACYMVEFAEFTLELFRNVVLANDHYVDLVLNGPYRHATYSMGLVDGKNRSNYYDGEVRVVDPEGRELVKYPPRDYLKHVAERVETWTYLKFPYLKAVGWKGLVDGVDSGVYRATPQSRLNAADAMSTPKAQAAYEQYFEVLTGDRSGKRPVHHTLAIHWARVIEMINAAERALELVRDPEITNQEKYRALPTRTPSEGVGCVEAPRGTLTHHYITDEKGIVRKANLIVGTTNNNAAISMSIKQAAQGLIHKGVDVTEGLLNKIEMAFRAYDPCYGCATHSLPGQMPMTVRIRDVDGAVLAEGSRAARGSDHA, from the coding sequence ATGAGCGCGACGACCAGCCCTGGAACACGGCGCATCTCGATCGATCCCGTCACCCGCCTCGAAGGGCACGGCAAGATCGACATCTTCCTCGACGCTGACGGCGAGGTCGCCGACTGCTTCTTCCAGGTTCCCGAGCTGCGCGGATTCGAGCGCTTCTGCGAGGGCCGCCCGGTGGAGGAGCTGCCGCGGATCACGCCGCGGATCTGCGGGGTCTGCCCGGAGGCCCACCTGATGGCGTCGGCGAAGGCCTGCGACGAGGTCTACGGCATCGAGCTGCCGCCGACCGCGCGCATGCTGCGGGAGCTCCAGTACTGCCTGTTCTACGTCACCGACCACGCCACCCACTTCTACGCCCTCGGCGGTCCGGACTTCGTGATGGGCCCGGACAGCGACCCCGCAACCCGCAACCTGATCGGCGTCATCGGCAAGGTTGGCCTCGAGGTCGCCGGCAAGGTGATCCGCTGCCGGCAGTGGGGCCACGAGGCGGCAGCGATCTTCGGTGGCCGGCCGGTCAACCCGATCAACGCCATCCCCGGCGGGATGTCCAAGCCACTGTCGGCGGAGGAGCGCGTCCGGCTCGACGAGATCGCCTGCTACATGGTGGAGTTCGCCGAGTTCACCCTCGAGCTGTTCCGCAACGTGGTGCTGGCCAACGACCATTACGTCGACCTGGTCCTGAACGGGCCCTACCGCCACGCCACCTACTCGATGGGGCTGGTCGACGGCAAGAACCGCTCCAACTACTACGACGGCGAGGTCCGGGTGGTCGACCCGGAAGGGCGCGAGCTGGTCAAGTACCCGCCCCGGGACTACCTGAAGCACGTCGCCGAGCGGGTGGAGACGTGGACCTACCTCAAGTTCCCGTACCTCAAGGCGGTGGGCTGGAAGGGCCTGGTCGACGGGGTGGACTCCGGCGTCTACCGTGCCACCCCGCAGTCGCGCCTCAACGCGGCCGACGCGATGAGCACCCCCAAGGCGCAGGCCGCCTACGAGCAGTACTTCGAGGTCCTGACCGGCGATCGGTCCGGCAAGCGCCCGGTCCACCACACGCTCGCGATTCACTGGGCGCGGGTCATTGAGATGATCAATGCCGCCGAGCGCGCGCTCGAGCTGGTGCGCGACCCCGAGATCACCAATCAGGAGAAGTACCGGGCGCTGCCGACCCGCACCCCGAGCGAGGGCGTCGGCTGCGTCGAGGCCCCGCGCGGCACTCTCACCCACCACTACATCACCGACGAGAAGGGCATCGTCCGCAAGGCCAACCTGATCGTCGGCACCACCAACAACAACGCCGCGATCTCGATGTCGATCAAGCAGGCGGCGCAGGGGCTGATCCACAAGGGTGTGGACGTCACCGAGGGCCTGCTCAACAAGATCGAGATGGCGTTCCGCGCCTACGACCCGTGCTACGGATGCGCCACTCACAGCCTCCCCGGGCAGATGCCGATGACGGTGCGAATCCGCGACGTCGACGGCGCGGTGCTGGCCGAGGGGAGCCGCGCGGCGAGGGGGAGCGACCATGCCTGA
- a CDS encoding F420-nonreducing hydrogenase: protein MSAVSKAKIAMYWAGSCGGCDISLLEIGPHLLELVAGADVVFWPCAADFKYHHVAGYPDGYIDLCLFNGSVRNSEQERLARLLRQKSKTLVAYGACAISGGIPALANLATPDEVFARSYTECPSVDNPDGVLPRPRTEVAVGELEIPHFYPQVLRLSDIVEVDYLIPGCPPQAARVWEVCQAFLSGALPARAPAQLAGCTGKSVCDECALEKRLAKISGFRRPHEAIPEPGWCLLEQGFVCLGAATRSGCGALCTKVNMPCRGCYGPAGEAGDQGAAFIGALGSLLDAEVEERAQELIDQIVDPVGTFYRFTMSDGDLKGRR, encoded by the coding sequence ATGAGCGCCGTCAGCAAGGCCAAGATCGCGATGTACTGGGCCGGGAGCTGCGGCGGGTGCGACATCTCGCTGCTCGAGATCGGCCCCCACCTGCTCGAGCTGGTCGCCGGCGCCGACGTGGTGTTCTGGCCGTGCGCCGCCGACTTCAAGTACCACCATGTCGCCGGCTACCCCGACGGCTACATCGACCTCTGCCTGTTCAACGGCAGCGTCCGCAACTCGGAGCAGGAGCGGCTGGCGCGGCTGCTCCGGCAGAAGAGCAAGACCCTGGTCGCGTACGGCGCGTGCGCGATCTCGGGCGGCATCCCGGCCCTCGCCAACCTGGCGACCCCGGACGAGGTGTTTGCGCGCAGCTACACCGAGTGCCCGTCGGTCGACAACCCGGACGGCGTGCTGCCGCGGCCGCGCACCGAGGTCGCGGTCGGCGAGCTCGAGATCCCGCACTTCTACCCGCAGGTGCTCCGGCTGTCCGACATCGTCGAGGTCGACTACCTGATCCCGGGCTGCCCGCCGCAGGCGGCGCGGGTCTGGGAGGTGTGCCAGGCGTTCCTGAGCGGGGCACTGCCGGCGCGCGCGCCCGCCCAGCTCGCGGGCTGTACCGGCAAGTCGGTGTGCGACGAGTGCGCGCTCGAGAAGAGGCTGGCCAAGATCAGCGGCTTCCGGCGGCCCCACGAGGCGATCCCGGAGCCCGGCTGGTGCCTGCTGGAGCAAGGCTTCGTGTGCCTCGGCGCCGCCACCCGCAGCGGCTGCGGCGCGCTGTGCACCAAGGTCAACATGCCGTGCCGCGGCTGCTACGGTCCCGCCGGCGAGGCCGGTGACCAGGGGGCGGCGTTCATCGGGGCGCTCGGCTCCCTGCTCGATGCCGAGGTCGAGGAGCGCGCCCAGGAGCTGATCGACCAGATCGTCGACCCGGTGGGTACGTTCTACCGGTTCACGATGTCCGACGGCGACCTCAAGGGCCGCAGGTGA
- a CDS encoding hydrogenase iron-sulfur subunit, with the protein MADPIADPATPVPDGWEPRIIAFLCYWCSYTGADNAGTARLKYPHNVHIVRLMCSGRIDPELITTAFARGADGVMVCGCHIGDCHYIAGNHKTMARMPLLRRTLEAFGIEPGRFVFEWVSAAEGEKFARLVRETVEGVRALGPLDWPGRQRARGVGHGHDLEPWGAQP; encoded by the coding sequence ATGGCCGATCCGATCGCCGACCCGGCAACCCCCGTTCCCGATGGGTGGGAGCCGCGCATCATCGCCTTCCTCTGCTACTGGTGCTCGTACACCGGCGCCGACAACGCCGGCACCGCGCGCCTGAAGTACCCCCACAACGTCCACATCGTGCGCCTGATGTGCTCGGGGAGGATCGACCCCGAGCTGATCACGACCGCGTTCGCCCGCGGCGCCGATGGGGTCATGGTGTGCGGCTGCCACATCGGCGACTGCCACTACATCGCCGGCAACCACAAGACGATGGCGCGCATGCCGCTGCTCCGCCGGACGCTCGAGGCGTTCGGCATCGAGCCCGGCCGCTTCGTCTTCGAGTGGGTGAGCGCGGCCGAGGGCGAGAAGTTCGCGCGCTTGGTGCGGGAGACCGTGGAGGGCGTGCGCGCGCTCGGGCCGCTCGACTGGCCGGGGCGCCAGCGCGCCCGGGGGGTCGGCCACGGCCATGACCTGGAGCCTTGGGGGGCACAGCCATGA
- a CDS encoding CoB--CoM heterodisulfide reductase iron-sulfur subunit A family protein, with amino-acid sequence MSQASSGARIGVFVCHCGGNIADVVDVHHVAEEVGKLPGVVLATTHMFVCSDPGQALVESSIKEHGLNRVIVAACSPTLHQMTFRRAIERAGLNQFLFEHVNVREQVSWVTEDPVGATAKATRLVTAAVQRAHHLTALDKRRIAIEPAALVIGGGVAGMVAARDLAQRNMKVTLVESRSFLGGRMAQLDTVFPTGEKARDLLQPLIQDVVSHPLIRVITNGQVIGSEGVVGDFRTRVRITPRGVNERLAFRGNAIAACPEETVNEFDFGLSKRKAIYMAYPGCWPPMPAIDWHTCTKCGKCVWAVGGKGIELDEEPHEVEVRTGVIVLATGYDPYEPLYGEYGYGIFPRVVTLQQLIRYLDPEGPTGGQLPLDGARRPRIGFIYCVGARQIEGVNQRQPDGKVKDYCARTCCTGALHAALTIKGHHPDATIYNLYQDIRTYGRGHEEFYERASEAGALFIRFDPHHPPRVEKNPRGDSPLLVRVQDLLTDRLDIELPLDLLVLATGVNPHDISELVGMYRCAVGYDSFLLEVHPKLRPVELAVSGVFLAGCCQGPMDITEACGAASAAASKAAALIAQGQVEMDPFTARVNEELCTGCQTCLLVCPYGAITRDIAKRIANVNQALCTGCGTCAAACPSNAIQQAGFTDSQVLSEVYALLADRSGAVTA; translated from the coding sequence ATGAGCCAGGCTTCGAGCGGAGCTCGGATCGGTGTCTTCGTCTGTCACTGCGGCGGCAACATCGCCGACGTCGTCGACGTGCACCACGTCGCCGAGGAGGTGGGCAAGCTGCCCGGGGTGGTGCTGGCGACGACCCACATGTTCGTCTGCTCGGACCCCGGGCAGGCGCTGGTCGAAAGCTCGATCAAGGAGCACGGCCTGAACCGGGTCATCGTCGCCGCCTGCTCGCCGACGCTGCACCAGATGACGTTCCGCCGGGCGATCGAGCGGGCCGGCCTGAACCAGTTCCTGTTCGAGCACGTCAACGTTCGCGAGCAGGTTTCGTGGGTCACCGAGGACCCGGTCGGCGCGACGGCGAAGGCGACCCGGCTGGTCACCGCAGCGGTCCAGCGCGCCCACCATCTGACCGCGCTCGACAAGCGGCGGATCGCGATCGAGCCCGCTGCCCTGGTGATCGGCGGTGGCGTGGCCGGCATGGTGGCGGCGCGCGATCTCGCCCAGCGCAACATGAAGGTGACCCTGGTCGAGAGCCGGTCGTTCCTGGGCGGCCGGATGGCCCAGCTCGACACCGTCTTCCCGACCGGAGAGAAGGCGCGCGACCTGCTCCAACCGCTGATCCAGGATGTGGTCAGCCACCCCTTGATCAGGGTGATCACGAACGGTCAGGTGATCGGCTCCGAGGGCGTGGTTGGTGACTTCCGCACCCGGGTCCGGATCACCCCGCGCGGCGTCAACGAGCGTCTCGCCTTCCGCGGCAACGCGATCGCCGCGTGCCCCGAGGAGACGGTCAACGAGTTCGACTTCGGGCTGTCGAAGCGCAAGGCGATCTACATGGCCTACCCGGGGTGCTGGCCGCCGATGCCGGCGATCGACTGGCACACCTGCACCAAGTGCGGCAAGTGCGTGTGGGCGGTCGGCGGCAAGGGGATCGAGCTCGACGAGGAGCCGCACGAGGTGGAGGTGCGGACCGGCGTGATCGTGCTCGCCACCGGCTACGACCCGTACGAGCCGCTGTACGGCGAGTACGGCTACGGCATCTTCCCGCGCGTGGTCACGCTCCAGCAGCTGATCCGCTATCTCGACCCCGAGGGGCCGACCGGCGGCCAGCTGCCGCTCGACGGCGCCCGCCGGCCGCGCATCGGCTTCATCTACTGCGTCGGCGCCCGCCAGATCGAGGGCGTCAACCAGCGCCAGCCGGACGGCAAGGTCAAGGATTACTGCGCGCGCACCTGCTGCACCGGCGCCCTGCACGCCGCGCTGACCATCAAGGGCCACCACCCGGACGCGACGATCTACAACCTCTACCAGGACATCCGCACCTACGGCCGGGGCCACGAGGAGTTCTACGAGCGGGCCTCCGAGGCCGGGGCGCTGTTCATCCGGTTCGACCCCCACCACCCGCCGCGGGTGGAGAAGAATCCGCGTGGCGACTCGCCGCTGCTGGTGCGGGTCCAGGACTTGCTCACCGACAGACTCGACATCGAGCTGCCGCTCGACCTGCTGGTGCTCGCCACCGGCGTCAACCCGCACGACATCAGCGAGCTGGTCGGCATGTACCGCTGCGCGGTCGGCTACGACAGCTTCCTGCTCGAGGTCCACCCCAAGCTGCGGCCGGTGGAGCTGGCGGTCTCCGGCGTCTTTCTCGCCGGCTGCTGCCAGGGGCCGATGGACATCACCGAGGCCTGCGGTGCGGCGTCTGCCGCCGCGTCCAAGGCTGCCGCCCTGATTGCCCAGGGCCAGGTCGAGATGGACCCATTCACGGCCCGGGTGAACGAGGAGCTGTGCACCGGGTGCCAGACCTGCCTCCTGGTGTGCCCGTACGGGGCGATCACCCGCGACATCGCGAAGCGGATCGCCAACGTCAACCAGGCCCTCTGCACCGGGTGCGGCACCTGCGCTGCGGCCTGCCCGAGCAACGCCATTCAGCAGGCCGGGTTCACCGACTCCCAGGTGCTGTCCGAGGTCTATGCCCTGCTCGCCGATCGCTCGGGCGCGGTCACCGCCTGA
- a CDS encoding response regulator yields MTAKETVLIVDDDVDLVESLRMFLERGGYAVRTAHDAETGLERVDGDRPDLILLDVMMPESTEGFQFIWRLRQRDEEYFRKVPVIMLTSVVERTGLRFYPASEGGSYPAGDPAPVQDFIDKSVEPDVLLERVRAALVAAWRKG; encoded by the coding sequence GTGACCGCCAAGGAGACCGTGCTGATCGTCGATGACGACGTGGATCTGGTCGAGTCGCTGCGGATGTTCCTAGAGCGCGGGGGCTACGCCGTACGGACGGCCCATGACGCGGAAACCGGGCTCGAGCGGGTCGACGGGGACCGCCCTGACCTCATCCTGCTCGACGTCATGATGCCGGAGTCGACCGAGGGATTCCAGTTCATCTGGAGGCTACGCCAGCGCGACGAGGAGTACTTCCGCAAGGTGCCGGTGATCATGCTGACGTCGGTGGTGGAGCGCACCGGGCTGCGCTTCTACCCGGCGAGCGAGGGCGGCAGCTACCCGGCCGGCGACCCCGCTCCGGTCCAGGACTTCATCGACAAGTCGGTGGAGCCCGACGTCCTCCTCGAACGGGTGCGCGCCGCGCTTGTCGCCGCCTGGCGCAAGGGCTGA